AGCCTGCGCAATCGCCGCCTTGAACGCCGGCTCGGGGACCGGCTGGGGCCAAGGTTCGCCGCGTTCGATCGCGAGCTCGCCGGGTGTCTTGATGGGCGGTTTGTCCGACGGGATCCGGCCACCGAAGTCGTCGAACATGGTGAGCCGCGGCCGCTTTTCGACGTCAGCGAAGATGCTTTCCAGCTCGGGTCGGTGCAGGGTCTCCTTTTCCAGCAGCTCGCCGGCCAAAGTGTCCAGCACGTCGCGGTATTCGGTCAGGATTTCCCACGCTTCGGTATGCGCCGCCTCGATAAGCTTGCGGACCTCTTCGTCGATCTCGCGGGCGACCTCGTGGGAGTAGTCCGGCTGGGTGCCCATGGTACGTCCGAGGAACGGGTCGCCGTGTTCGGAGCCGTATTTGACCGCGCCCAGCTTGGAGCTCATTCCAAATTCGGTGACCATTGAGCGCGCTATCTTGGTGGCCTGCTCGATGTCGGACACCGCGCCGGTGGTCGGCTCACGAAACACCAGTTCTTCGGCGGCGCGCCCACCCATCGCGAACACCAGTTGCGCGATCATTTCCGAGCGGGTCCGCAGGCCCTTGTCTTCTTCCGGCACCGCCACCGCGTGCCCGCCGGTACGCCCGCGCGCCAGGATCGTCACCTTATAAATCGGCTCGATATCGGGCATCGCCCAAGCGGCCAGGGTGTGCCCGCCCTCGTGATAGGCGGTGATCTTCTTCTCCTGCTCGCTGATGATCCGGCCTTTGCGGCGCGGGCCGCCGATCACCCGGTCCACCGCTTCCTCGAGGGCGGGACCGGTGATGACGGTGCCGTTCTCCCGGGCGGTCAGCAGCGCCGCCTCGTTGATGACGTTGGCCAGGTCGGCTCCGGTCATGCCGACGGTCCGCTTGGCCAGTCCGTCGAGGTCGGCGTCCGCGGCCATCGGCTTGCCCTTGGAGTGCACGCGCAGCACCGCCCGCCGACCCGCCAGATCGGGGTTGGATACCGGGATCTGGCGGTCGAAGCGGCCCGGCCGCAACAGCGCCGGGTCCAGGATGTCGGGCCGGTTGGTGGCCGCGATCAGGATGACGCCGGCGCGATCGCCAAAACCGTCCATTTCGACTAGCAACTGGTTGAGGGTCTGCTCACGCTCGTCGTGACCGCCGCCCAGCCCGGCGCCTCTTTGTCGGCCGACGGCGTCGATCTCGTCGACGAAGATGATGCACGGGCTGTTCTGCTTGGCCTGCTCGAACAGGTCTCTGACACGGGATGCGCCGACGCCGACGAACATTTCGACGAAGTCGGAGCCGGAGATGGTGAAGAACGGCACTCCGGCTTCGCCGGCCACCGCACGAGCCAGCAACGTCTTACCGGTTCCCGGCGGCCCGTAGAGCAGCACGCCTTTGGGGATCTTGGCGCCCAGCGCTTGGTACCTGCTGGGGTTCTGCAGGAAGTCCTTGATCTCGTAGAGCTCCTCGACCGCCTCGTCGACACCTGCGACGTCGGCGAAGGTGGTCTTGGGCATGTCCTTGCTCAGTTGCTTGGCGCGTGACTTGCCGAACCCGAAGCCCATCCGGGCGCCGCCTTGCATGCGGGAGAACATCACGAACAGCCCCACCAGCAACAGCAGCGGCAGCACGTAGACCAGCAGCTCGCCCAGGATGCTGCCCTGGTTGACGACCGTGCTGACCTTCGCGTTTTTGGCGCTGAGCGCGTTGAACAGGTCGACGGCGTACCCGGTGGGGTACTTGGTGATGACCTTCTCGGACCCGTCGGTCTCGTTGTTACCCTTCTTCAGGATCAGCCGCAGCTGTTGCTCGCGATCGTCGATCTGTGCGCTCTTGACGTTGTCGCCGTTGATCTGTGTTATCGCCACCGAGGTATCAACGGGCTTGTAGCCGCGGGTGTCGTCGCTGAAGTAAAAGAACGACCAGCCGAGCAGCACCACGACGGCGATCGCTGTTATGGTGCGAGTCACGTTTTTCCGGTTCATCGATCATCGGCCGTGCCGGCCAGGTCCTTCCCGATACACGCAGCTGGAAAGTCCAGGTTACCGCTCGTGGCGATCGCAAACCCGGCGGAGCCGGGTGCAGCGGGTCGCCACCATCAGCCCCGTGGCGATCGCAAACCCCGCGCCTGGCGACAATGCGGCCCGCAAAACGGGCCGAGGAGGAGCCAGGCAATCACCCCAGAGCCGGGTGCAGCGGGTCGCCACCATCAGCCCCGTGGCGATCGCAAACCCCGCGCCTGGCGACAATGCGGCCCGCAAAACGGGCCGAGGAGGAGCCAGGCAATCACCCCAGAGCCGGGTGCAGCGGGTCGCCACCATCAGCCCCGTGGCGATCGCAAACCCCGCGCCTGGCGACAATGCGGCCCGCAAAACGGGCCGAGGAGGAGCCAGGCAATCACCCCAGAGCCGGGTGCAGCGGGTCGCCACCATCAGCCCCGTGGCGATCGCAAACCCCGCGCCTGGCGACAATGCGGCCCGCAAAACGGGCCGAGGAGGAGCCAGGCAATCACCCCAGAGCCGGGTGCAGCGGGTCGCCACCATCAGCCCCGTGGCGATCGCAAACCCCGCGCCTGGCGACAATGCGGCCCGCAAAACGGGCCGAGGAGGAGCCAGGCAATCACCCCAGAGCCGGGTGCAGCGGGTCGCCACTGGCTAGACCAACGACCGGTAGTTCCCGACGGCGTCGGAAAATCCGACAGCTGAGCGTTCGGGTCAAACACGCGGTGCACCGGACCTGATTTGGCTCGAATTGGTGCGCACCGAGGGTCGGGCACATCGCTCCGGTCGCATGTGTCACTGCACCGGGCGACACCCGATCTGCCCAGCTCTCAGCGACAGCTGCCTGACCTGCGGTTTTGTTCACAAGTTGGTTGCGGCTGTGCGGGATTGTAGGCGGCGTTGACCGGCAGAAACCGAGTTGTCGCGCATAGGTGAGCACAGCGACCATCGCCCCCGGTGGAGTCCAGTGTTGCGGACGTGACTAAAGAGCAGCACGGGCAGCGGGAGCAGAACTCGGGTCAATTGAGTCATCCAGCGCGCGAACGTGGTTCGGCGCAGCCCCGGTTGGCTGTCTGGGCGTGAAGGTGCTCCCGAGCGGCCGGCCCGCCATGAAGGCGCGCCAAAGCTTTGGCATTGTGCACATTTTCCACCCGTGCTCTATTAATGCTGAGCCGCGAATTGTGAGCCCAGTCGGGAAACACGCGGAGCACCAGAGTCACCGCAGCGGCCGGGGCGGTTCAACTCACCATGGATCGCTCTCGTCGTCTGGTGCTGGACAATCGTCGCTGTAGCGCGTCGCGAACACCTCAGCTTCTGCTGCCGCGGCTTCTTCCGGCGATGGTAACCCCCAGGTTTCGCCCACGGTCTTACGTAGCAGTGCGACGCGGTGTTCATCTGCATCGACCTGTTGACTCATCCTGTCAAGGATGAAGGCGTACTGGGCCGACTGCGCCTTCTGCCGCGCCAGGTCGGCAATCACCAGGATCTCAGAAGCGAGCTGCGACTCACTCATCCAGGCCACCCTGGCCGACAGCTCGACATGGTCAATCCGGCCGTCCATCAGCGTCGATACCGACACCGTGCGTGGGGGATTCGTCACGGTAAAAAGCGCGATCTCTTGTTCGGTGTCCGTCTCCGCCTGACCGTGGGCATTGTCCAGGTCGGGTCCGGTGTCCGGGGTCGCCGCCGACCCGACGCCAATAATCGGATCCGCAGTCCAGCCCTCCGCGCCGTCGGCACCCCAGAGATCCACGGCGTCGAAATCGTTGCTGTCAAAGTCATTTCCGGGCAAGTCCACCGTCCCTTCGGAATTCATTGCCACCCGGGAAGGGTCGGCCTGGGCAGCTGGCGTGGTCAGTCCGAACAGGTCGTTGGGAAGACGCTGTGGCCTGCACTGCGGGCAGCAAACGTGGTCAGGTAAACAACCCGTCGATAGCCTTGCGCCACGCTTCGTCGGCCTCGCTATATATCTTCGCCGCAATTCGAAGACTTTTGGCGAGATCGACACCGGCCGTATGCAAGGACGAGCCCAGGGCATTGTGGGCAGTCAAGTACACATTTAACGTGTCGTTGAACTGTGAGCAGTACGGACCGTGAGTGATCGCCACAGATTCGCCTAGGCCAGCGGCAGCTTCGACGCCCGAGGAGGCATCGACCGCCGCGTTGTCATGGTGCGACGCCAGTACACCGAGACGCTCGGGCTGGACGGTCAAGTTTTCCGTCATTGATCGTGTCCCTTCCGTTTAGCATTGCGCGTTGTTAGGCGCTGGCTAGCAATGGATTTGGCTCGCCATGCCGTTAGACGACGTTTCGTACCAGCACCTTTTGCCCACCGCCCGCGTCAGCTTCGACTGGCGCGCGCTCGGCGTCTTCAGTGCCCGCCGCCGCGCCTTCCGAGTACTTCTTCGTCGTCGTCCCTTTCGACGCCCCCGAAGAGGGGTGCATGCCGCCCATGCCTACGGGTCCGCCCATACCTTGGGAACCCTGCGCGGAGACCAGCTGCGACTGCCCGCCGACCTGCTCGGCAGCGGCGCCGACCGGGCCATCAGCTCGGGGCCGTAGCGCCTGCCGAGTTGAGGCGGCATGGACCTGAGCCAGGCTCGGCAAGCCCCCAAAACCGGACCCGCCCCCAATGCCGGCCAGGGCGGGCAAGCTGGCTGAGCTCGCCAGGCTATCCGCGTGAGCCAAGCCCGACGATGCGGACAGACCGGCCGCACCGAACAAGCCAGTCACTTGCGACAAGCCGCTGGTCGCGCCGGTCAAGCCGGGGACGCCCGCAAAGAAGGACTCCAGGTTCGACCACCCTCGAGAGAACAGTCCGGTCACCCACCCCGTGAGCTTGTCCCAAAGCTCTTTCAGGCCGTTGAGCGCGTTTGTGATGAACTCCCACACTTCTCCGAGGGTGCCCTTGATGATGTCCGCCACATCCGAAATGATGTCCGCAATGGCGGCCGCGACCAACTCCGCCAATTTGGCAAGCAATTTGAGGAGTTGAGTCGCGTTGATCAGCGTTTTCACGACCAAGTAGGCAAGCGCGCCGCCCACTACGGCCATCGCGCCCGCGCAAAACGGCGCCTGGAAGGCGGCCGATAGGGCGTGCCCGACGACCGGGATGTAGGTCAGGTCCACAGCCACCGGGCGCACGAACTCGAGACCTTTCTTGGCGCCCTCCAGGATGTCGCGGGTCGTCTGGACCGCGTTGGCCTGGTCGTGGATCAGGCTGATGAGCTGACGATCGAGGTCTGCCAGTTCCTGGAAAAAATTCACGTGGTTGCGGTTTTTGCCGGCGTATTTGTCCGCGGCCGAACCTAACCAGCCATCACCCGGAAACGCTGCTGCCAGCTCCTCCAGGGCTTTTTCGAAGTACTCTAGTGAGGAGTAAAGGATACCCCCTTGGTTGGGTATTCCAATCCCCAGAAGGTCGTACAAGCCGTCAATGGCACTGATCGTTGGATCGATGATGAACGCTCTGCTCATGCCTGCCGCCTATCTCAACGGTCGTCGATTCCATGCATAGCCTTGGTTCTGCATTGCACGCGTAGGGCCTACAGTCTGGCTGTCATGCTTGGCCGATGTCAACAGTTTTTTTCATGCTAAGCAGATCGTCAGTTTTGAGTTCGTGAAGACGGCATGTTCACTTGTTGTCGACTACATCGTCTGCGCACATTTGCCCTCCTGCAACTGCGCTGCGACAATGCGCCAACCGCCGTGTAGGCGGCGCGATCCCAAGGCAGTGTCTCCGACGTCGATGCCTGCGCTTCGCCTTCGATCGGTATGAGATCTGTTGCAGGAGAGTCTATATAGTGTGCTCATGGGGCTAGCCGGCGGCGGCCTCGTGGCGGGCACAATCACCTCGCCGGTGGCGCAATCAGGGCTGTGCTAACCCACCATCACTCACCCGATTCGGCGTCGAAGCGGGGCGCTCTCATGGTTGCGAGGCAAAGCAAATCTCGGTTGTCCTAAATCGCGTCCGCTAAACACCTAGCTAGGCCGATCTGTCATTATCTCCGATCATGTTTGATAAGGCGACGAAAACCGACGATGGAAATCCGTTGCGCTCGGCAAGATCGGCGAAGTATTGCGGCGGCCTTATCTAAACCACTGAAGTTTTAGTAATTATCCGTCCGAGATATCCGAATATAGCGAACACCGGTACCTTGCGAAGAAAAGCCTGAATCTGATAACGCCGATATCCACTCGGGAGTTATCGGGCAACGGAAAGCGAAACGGCCTCCGTCGGAGAGCGACTGGGATAGCCCTGGTTCCGGGTGGTTTGCTATCCCGGGATAACGGCAGTGCTACATGCTCGGACCGATTTGCGATGCAGCCCCACCAATGCGGTGTCTCGCCTTAGTAGACACCTGCCGAGGATGGGTTACATGGTGGTCAGCTACTGAGCCAACCGGTCGCACGGCGAGCCGTATCAAGATCACGCCAAGACAGCGGTTAATTCTATCAGCAAATGTTTCTATAGGACTCTATAGCCCGCCTGAGCTATTCCGGTGCTGTCGGCTAAGCCTGTGACCGGTGTCACTGCAGCAAGCCATTTCACCGATTGGCTCACGTTTGGGACCCTCGACTGACTGCGGTTGGTTGACCTGCTGCTTTTGTCCGCGAATTCACCGGAATTTGAACTGGACCTGGCCGGCAATCGTGGGGCAGTCACTGTGAGCTGTAGCCATGCCAGCTGCACAGGAAGTGCGATCCGGACGTCAAGGGAGGCCCGACTGGTCCGGCCGGCCGATCAATGATGCGCGGCAGCACCCGCGACAATCGCCTCTGGCTGCTCCCCAAGCCCTTCTCAGGCCGGTGCCCGGTGTGATTTGGTGAGACGATGGGCGCACCTACCGAACGGTTAGTTGATACCAACGGCGTGCGACTGCGAGTGGTCGAGGCCGGTGAGCCCGGCGCACCCGTGGTGATACTGGCCCACGGCTTTCCCGAACTGGCCTATTCATGGAGACACCAGATTCCTGCGCTTGCCGACGCCGGCTACCACGTGTTGGCTCCCGATCAGCGCGGTTACGGCGGATCGTCTCGCCCAGAGGCGATCGAGGCCTACGACATTCACCGGTTGACCGCTGACCTAGTGGGCCTACTAGATGATGTCGGTGCCGAGCGGGCGGTCTGGGTTGGTCATGACTGGGGTGCCGTGGTGGTGTGGAACGCGCCACTGCTGCACGCTGACCGAGTCGCCGCCGTTGCCGCGTTGAGCGTCCCCGCGCTGCCCCGGGCACAGGTGCCGCCGACGCAAGCGTTCCGCAGCAGGTTTGGGGAGAACTTCTTCTACATCCTTTATTTCCAGGAGCCCGGCATCGCCGACGCCGAACTCAATGGCGACCCGGCCCGCACGATGCGCCGAATGATCGGCGGTCTGCGCCCTCCGGGCGATCAGAGCGCGGCAATGCGTATGCTGGCGCCCGGCCCCGACGGCTTTATCGATCGGCTTCCGGAGCCGGCCGGGTTGCCGGCCTGGATTAGTCAGGAGGAACTCGACCACTACATCGGCGAGTTCACCCGCACCGGTTTCACCGGCGGCCTGAACTGGTACCGCAACTTCGACCGCAACTGGGAGACCACGGCCGACCTCGCCGGCAAGACGATCTCCGTGCCCTCGTTGTTCATTGCGGGCACAGCCGATCCCGTCTTGACGTTCACCCGCACCGACCGCGCTGCGGAGGTGATCTCCGGCCCGTATCGCGAGGTGCTGATCGACGGGGCCGGTCACTGGCTGCAGCAGGAACGTCCCGGTGAGGTGACCGCGGCCCTGCTGGAGTTCCTGACGGGGTTGGAGTTGCGATGAAGGCACCGTTGCGTTTTGGCGTTTTCATCACGCCATTCCATCCGACCGGTCAATCCCCGACCGTGGCGTTGCAATACGACATGGAGCGCGTCGTTGCGCTGGACCGGCTCGGCTACGACGAGGCGTGGTTTGGCGAACACCACTCCGGTGGCTACGAGCTGATCGCTTGCCCGGAGGTGTTTATCGCGGCCGCAGCGGAACGGACCACCCACATCCGGCTAGGTACCGGAGTGGTTTCGCTGCCCTACCATCATCCGCTAATGGTGGCCGACCGTTGGGTGCTGCTGGATCACCTGACCCGTGGGCGGGTCATGTTCGGCACCGGCCCCGGCGCGCTGCCGTCGGACGCCTACATGATGGGCATCGATCCGGTCGAGCAGCGACGAATGATGCAGGAGTCCCTCGAGGCGATTCTCGCGCTGTTCCGTGCCGCACCTGACGAGCGAATCGACCGCCACTCCGACTGGTTCACCCTGCGTGAAGCGCAATTGCACATCCGCCCCTACACCTGGCCGTACCCCGAAATCGCTACCGCAGCCATGATTTCGCCATCGGGTCCGCGACTGGCCGGTGCGCTGGGCACGTCGCTGTTATCACTGTCGATGTCAGTGCCCGGCGGCTACGCTGCGCTGGAAACAGCGTGGGGCGTGGTGCGGGAGCAGGCCGCCAAAGCTGGGCGGGGCGAGCCGGATCGCGCCGATTGGCGGGTGTTGAGCATCATGCACTTGTCGGACAGCCGCGACCAGGCGATCGACGACTGCACTTACGGGTTACCCGACTTCTCGAGGTACTTCGGCGCGGCAGGGTTTGTCCCGTTGGCGAACACCGTGGAAGGCACCCAGTCGTCTCGGGAATTCGTCGAGCAATACGCGGCCAAGGGAAATTGCTGCATCGGCACGCCCGATGACGCGATCGCCCACATTGAAGACTTGCTGCACCGGTCGGGTGGCTTCGGAACGTTGCTACTGCTCGGCCACGACTGGGCCCCGCCACCGGCAACCTTTCACTCCTATGAGCTGTTCGCCCGTGCTGTGATTCCTTATTTCAAGGGACAACTCGCGGCGCCGCGGGCGTCGCACGAATGGGCTAGAGGCAAGCGCGACCAATTGATTGGCCGCGCCGGCGAAGCGGTCGTCAAAGCCATCACCGAGCACGTCGCCGAACAAGGGGAAGCGGGCAGCTGACGCGGGCGCAGTGTTCCCAACGACGACATGCCCGTGTATCGGGCGCCAAAGTCGACGCTGATCGGCCCGCCCTGCGCGGACCCAACTTAGGACCCGGGTTAGGCCCAGCTGGAGCCGACGGCGCTGTCGGTTTGTGCCATGTTGTTGCCGGCAGCCTGCACCTTCTGCCCGTGGGCGTTGGCCTGCTCGTAGATCACCTGGAAGTTACGGCCCAGCTGGGTAATGAACCCCTGGCAGGCCGCCGAACCGGCGCCGCCCCAAAAGTCACTCGCGGTCAACACATCAGAAATGATGGCCTGATGCTCGGCCTCCAGCGACCCGGCCTGAGCGCGGATCATGGCGCCGTGAGCGTCGACGTCCCCGAATTGATAGTTGATGGTCATGTGTCCTCCTGAGTCGTCGGGCCGGGTCAGCTGCTGAGGATCTGCTGGGAGGCCTGCTCTTGCTGTTCGTAGTTGTTGGCGTCGCGAACCAGCCCGTCACGCACCCCGTGCAGCATGTTCACGATGTTGCGAAACGCCTGATTCATCTGGGTCATGGTGTCTAGCGAGGTCGCCTCGGCCATGCCACTCCAGCCCGCGCCGGAAATGTTTTGCGCGGACGCCCACATCCGGCGAGCCTCGTCCTCCACCGTCTGGGCGTGCACCTCAAAACGGCCCGCCATGTCCCGCATCGCGTGCGGATCCGTCATAAAACGCGAGGTCATATGAATTCCTCCCTTTGAATCGTCGAATTCGATCCTCGATCAACGAACGTAGTTGGTCATCCGCCAGCCGGCGGTTGGGCGATCACGGTCGGCTTGAATCCGTATCGAGGGGCAGCGAAGTTGTTAAACGCACGTCCGGCACCGCTACCCATGAGCGGCATCCCGCCAAACGCGTGTGTCGAACCTTCAGCGGCGGCCGCGGCTCCGAGGCCGTTGGACGCCGCCAGCACCGCGGGGCTCGCCGCCGGGGTCGTGGCGGTCCAAACGGCCGGAACCTTCAATCCCCCGACCGACGCCGCCTGACCGACGGCGCCCGCAACGCCGCTCAGGCCAGCACTCGGAATGGCCGGAACGGCGGCCGGCAACGCCTTGGCGGCCTCACCGGCGGCTTTGGCGCCTTCACTCGCCCACTTCGGCAGGTCGTGCGCCAGGCCAAAGTAGTCCTTGAATTGGGTGACCATGAGCCGAGCGGGCGAGACCCATTTGCCGAACGTGTCCATGGCCACGCTGGCATCAAGTTCGGCCGACCCGGTCACACCCTGCACAAAGTCGCCAAGCACTCCGCCCACGATGAGCCCGCTACCGTCCGAGGACCAGGTGTGCCCGGTCAAACCGAGCGCCTTGCCAAGGTCGGTGAGCCAAGGCGGTTCATTGGTGAAGATTCCGCTAAGCCCAAACAACGCTTTAGGAATGTCGGTGAGTGCTTGCGCATTTGCGGCCCCGCTGACAGCTTGTCCGACAGATGCGGCCTGGCTGGCCAGCCCGGCCGGGTTGATGGTCTGCGCCGCCGGATTGAATGGCGACAACTGCGTCGCCGCCGCCGACGCGCCAGCATAGCCGTACATCGCGGCCGCATCCTGGGCCCACATCTCGGCGTATTGCGCCTCGGT
Above is a window of Mycobacterium tuberculosis H37Rv DNA encoding:
- the esxV gene encoding ESAT-6 like protein EsxV; protein product: MTINYQFGDVDAHGAMIRAQAGSLEAEHQAIISDVLTASDFWGGAGSAACQGFITQLGRNFQVIYEQANAHGQKVQAAGNNMAQTDSAVGSSWA
- the espC gene encoding ESX-1 secretion-associated protein EspC, which produces MTENLTVQPERLGVLASHHDNAAVDASSGVEAAAGLGESVAITHGPYCSQFNDTLNVYLTAHNALGSSLHTAGVDLAKSLRIAAKIYSEADEAWRKAIDGLFT
- the PPE65 gene encoding PPE family protein PPE65 (Member of the Mycobacterium tuberculosis PPE protein family); the protein is MLDFAQLPPEVNSALMYAGPGSGPMLAAAAAWEALAAELQTTASTYDALITGLADGPWQGSSAASMVAAATPQVAWLRSTAGQAEQAGSQAVAAASAYEAAFFATVPPPEIAANRALLMALLATNFLGQNTAAIAATEAQYAEMWAQDAAAMYGYAGASAAATQLSPFNPAAQTINPAGLASQAASVGQAVSGAANAQALTDIPKALFGLSGIFTNEPPWLTDLGKALGLTGHTWSSDGSGLIVGGVLGDFVQGVTGSAELDASVAMDTFGKWVSPARLMVTQFKDYFGLAHDLPKWASEGAKAAGEAAKALPAAVPAIPSAGLSGVAGAVGQAASVGGLKVPAVWTATTPAASPAVLAASNGLGAAAAAEGSTHAFGGMPLMGSGAGRAFNNFAAPRYGFKPTVIAQPPAGG
- the esxW gene encoding ESAT-6 like protein EsxW, whose product is MTSRFMTDPHAMRDMAGRFEVHAQTVEDEARRMWASAQNISGAGWSGMAEATSLDTMTQMNQAFRNIVNMLHGVRDGLVRDANNYEQQEQASQQILSS
- the ephA gene encoding epoxide hydrolase EphA (epoxide hydratase (arene-oxide hydratase)), with translation MGAPTERLVDTNGVRLRVVEAGEPGAPVVILAHGFPELAYSWRHQIPALADAGYHVLAPDQRGYGGSSRPEAIEAYDIHRLTADLVGLLDDVGAERAVWVGHDWGAVVVWNAPLLHADRVAAVAALSVPALPRAQVPPTQAFRSRFGENFFYILYFQEPGIADAELNGDPARTMRRMIGGLRPPGDQSAAMRMLAPGPDGFIDRLPEPAGLPAWISQEELDHYIGEFTRTGFTGGLNWYRNFDRNWETTADLAGKTISVPSLFIAGTADPVLTFTRTDRAAEVISGPYREVLIDGAGHWLQQERPGEVTAALLEFLTGLELR
- the ftsH gene encoding zinc metalloprotease FtsH (ATP-dependentFtsH, cell division protein, membrane-bound protease) — encoded protein: MNRKNVTRTITAIAVVVLLGWSFFYFSDDTRGYKPVDTSVAITQINGDNVKSAQIDDREQQLRLILKKGNNETDGSEKVITKYPTGYAVDLFNALSAKNAKVSTVVNQGSILGELLVYVLPLLLLVGLFVMFSRMQGGARMGFGFGKSRAKQLSKDMPKTTFADVAGVDEAVEELYEIKDFLQNPSRYQALGAKIPKGVLLYGPPGTGKTLLARAVAGEAGVPFFTISGSDFVEMFVGVGASRVRDLFEQAKQNSPCIIFVDEIDAVGRQRGAGLGGGHDEREQTLNQLLVEMDGFGDRAGVILIAATNRPDILDPALLRPGRFDRQIPVSNPDLAGRRAVLRVHSKGKPMAADADLDGLAKRTVGMTGADLANVINEAALLTARENGTVITGPALEEAVDRVIGGPRRKGRIISEQEKKITAYHEGGHTLAAWAMPDIEPIYKVTILARGRTGGHAVAVPEEDKGLRTRSEMIAQLVFAMGGRAAEELVFREPTTGAVSDIEQATKIARSMVTEFGMSSKLGAVKYGSEHGDPFLGRTMGTQPDYSHEVAREIDEEVRKLIEAAHTEAWEILTEYRDVLDTLAGELLEKETLHRPELESIFADVEKRPRLTMFDDFGGRIPSDKPPIKTPGELAIERGEPWPQPVPEPAFKAAIAQATQAAEAARSDAGQTGHGANGSPAGTHRSGDRQYGSTQPDYGAPAGWHAPGWPPRSSHRPSYSGEPAPTYPGQPYPTGQADPGSDESSAEQDDEVSRTKPAHG
- the espA gene encoding ESX-1 secretion-associated protein EspA, with amino-acid sequence MSRAFIIDPTISAIDGLYDLLGIGIPNQGGILYSSLEYFEKALEELAAAFPGDGWLGSAADKYAGKNRNHVNFFQELADLDRQLISLIHDQANAVQTTRDILEGAKKGLEFVRPVAVDLTYIPVVGHALSAAFQAPFCAGAMAVVGGALAYLVVKTLINATQLLKLLAKLAELVAAAIADIISDVADIIKGTLGEVWEFITNALNGLKELWDKLTGWVTGLFSRGWSNLESFFAGVPGLTGATSGLSQVTGLFGAAGLSASSGLAHADSLASSASLPALAGIGGGSGFGGLPSLAQVHAASTRQALRPRADGPVGAAAEQVGGQSQLVSAQGSQGMGGPVGMGGMHPSSGASKGTTTKKYSEGAAAGTEDAERAPVEADAGGGQKVLVRNVV
- a CDS encoding monooxygenase; the encoded protein is MKAPLRFGVFITPFHPTGQSPTVALQYDMERVVALDRLGYDEAWFGEHHSGGYELIACPEVFIAAAAERTTHIRLGTGVVSLPYHHPLMVADRWVLLDHLTRGRVMFGTGPGALPSDAYMMGIDPVEQRRMMQESLEAILALFRAAPDERIDRHSDWFTLREAQLHIRPYTWPYPEIATAAMISPSGPRLAGALGTSLLSLSMSVPGGYAALETAWGVVREQAAKAGRGEPDRADWRVLSIMHLSDSRDQAIDDCTYGLPDFSRYFGAAGFVPLANTVEGTQSSREFVEQYAAKGNCCIGTPDDAIAHIEDLLHRSGGFGTLLLLGHDWAPPPATFHSYELFARAVIPYFKGQLAAPRASHEWARGKRDQLIGRAGEAVVKAITEHVAEQGEAGS
- the espD gene encoding ESX-1 secretion-associated protein EspD — translated: MDLPGNDFDSNDFDAVDLWGADGAEGWTADPIIGVGSAATPDTGPDLDNAHGQAETDTEQEIALFTVTNPPRTVSVSTLMDGRIDHVELSARVAWMSESQLASEILVIADLARQKAQSAQYAFILDRMSQQVDADEHRVALLRKTVGETWGLPSPEEAAAAEAEVFATRYSDDCPAPDDESDPW